Below is a window of Desmonostoc muscorum LEGE 12446 DNA.
TACTAATTCCTGTACCAAGACTAGGGGTAACAAAAACACCGTCATATTCAGATATTTTTTGATTAATAGCTGCAATAAAATCAACCGCTGCATGACCAGGTGTGTTTGTAGTGTGACTGCTAACTACCAGAGTTTGAGGAAACTGTCGTCTTAATTTTTGTAAACGCTCTTTCAAATAACGTTCAATGGTTTCACAACTGTAACGCCCAGCGCGACTATCAGTAGTAACGTAACATTTACGTCCGGCAAGTAAATCTAATTCTAGTTGATGAATTAGCGGTGTTGGATTCGGCGAATCATAAAAAGTAACGTCCCAACCTTGCTGGGGTTTCCATTCGTTAAGAACTACCCAAGGTGTTAATTTAATTCCTGCCAATCCCTGTAAATATTCCAGTGAGACATCCGATAAATCAGCATCTTGGGCAATTACTAATCCTCCAGTTGTTAAAACTGTAGCGATTAGTTCTTGGAAGAATTTTAAGATTTTTACACGTTTGTGTTTACAAGTATTACTGTTTAATAAATGCCACAAAGATTGTTCCACTTCATCCAAAATTACTATTGCCCCATGCCAATCTTCAGGGTTCAATTTCCAAATCGAATCAACGCATAAACCGAAAGATTTGGGAATGGGGTACTGGGTACTGGGTACTGGGTACTGGGTACTGGGAAAACTCTTCCCTATTCCCCACTCCCCATTCCCTATTCCCCATTGAATCCCAATTTTTTCACACAGAAATCGTCCTAGTAGGATTCTATGAGTAATTAATAAAACAGGTTGATTTCTATTTTTTGCTTGCTGGACAACGCTTTGTAATCCTGTGGTTTTACCTGTTCCTTTTGCTGATTTAACTCCTACTAATCCAGAGGTGGGGAAAGGAATTTCACCTATGTAAGGACGGTTCAAAGTTAGGGCAGCAGGAATGCTTAACTCGGTGTGGGGTTTGGTTTGGGCAAGGTAAATTTCTAAATCAAGACTTTGGCGATAAAGTTTATCGAAATCAGTTGCACCTTTGGCAACAATAAAATCATCAACGCCTTTTTCTCTTCCTGGAAGTTCAATAACTTTAACAGAGCAATTTTTTTGCTGGAATAAACAACCAAGTTGGGAAATGGCATTATTAATAGCTGCAATTTTCTTGGGTTGAGTTTCAAAATCAAAGCAAATATAAAAGCGACGCTTTGTCATCGCAAACAGTGCTAAGTCGGGAATCAATTGACGACGGGTGACTTTACCAAACTCATCTTTGACAACCCGATAACCACTGGTAATTCCAGGAACGCCAATAGCTGCATATCCTTGTGTCAACAGCGTCGCTGCTTTCTTCACACCCTCGCAGATGATGAGGGAAATATTCTTTTCCATCACCCATTGCCAAAAACCCTTAGCTTCGCCATCGGGGGTAATGGTGATATCATCGGGCATGACTAAATTGTAACGCCCTGCAACTTGCTGCCAGATTTGCAGTGTTACCCGCAAACAAAACACCCGCGTTGCTGTGCTGGGGGGATGTTCGTATTTAATAGATTTGCCATTGTTATTTTGTCGGGGTTGGTTTGGCTTAAAGCACCCCCATTCCATGATTTGCCAATTATTCAAGGGGTCTAGTCCAGAACACCACCAACCACCTTCAGTAATATGAGCATAACGCTGCAACCAACTACTTTTCAGCATTCCAGTGTTGGTACGCGGAAGTAGCTCAGAAATCAACAAATACTCATAAGCAGTTACACCTTGGAGCGATCGAAAATTAAGTTGCACTAAGTGTAAGTCTATACCACTACTCTTGACTAATTCTTCAAGGTTTTGGGGATGTAAATAGTGCAGATGCATAGGAAAAGGCGCGAAGGCAAGACATGAGATTAAAACATTAACATGCATTTCCTAGTTTCTTATAAGTAAGATTGCGAAGCTTTTATGATGCTTTTTTAACTGCGTTGTGGGAGACACATCGGTTAGGGCTTGAGTGGGTTATTCTGCCTAGTAGATCCCCGAAGTAATAATTTTGTATTGTGATATTTGTTTGCGATAAATTTTTATTTATCAGTAAATTTTTCCATTAAGGAATGCGATCGCCATTAGCTATCAAGGACTTCCAAGAAATAAAATCAGGAGTGAGTAGGAATGATAATCATTGATTATCATTCCTCTAAGAATTTAAAATCGAAAATTTGCTCAGGAATATTGTTGTTTAATTTGCTAGCCAGAAAGCAACGTTATGCACATAGGTTTTGATATCTTCCAAAGCGTGTGGCTCTTTCTTCATGCCATCTCCTGGTGCTTCATCTACAAAAGTGGGACAGCCTTTTTCAATGTCCCAGTTGTAATCTACTAGATGGTGGAAGCTGGAATTAGCTACTGCTCGTCCTAATATATTTCCTTGTGGATCTTGATGATGCTCGATCGCTACAACAAGATTGAACTCACGATCGGTAACTAAACTTTTTCCTAAGGCAATTACCCGCGCATTAGCATTGCTCAAAGGCGCACCAATCCCGCCTTCGTGGGGATGCGCTGGAAAAAATTCGATATGTCCCAAAGGTGAATTTGGATTTTTTAAAAGTTCGTGAATTGGTTCAACAATGGTAATTTTTTGATAATCACCGTTAGCCCCAGAATGATAGTTAGGCCAGGAAATATAACTTGTGTATGAGTCATCTCGGCTCCAGCGAGATTCATCGGGATCGGGGTTTTTTGTGTTGAAATAGTGGACATCACCAATGTCAATTAAACCACACATTGAACAGCCCATATCTTGATGATCCCGTGTTGTCAGAATACCACCGCCGCGTTGCCGAAAAGCATTAATTCCAGCAATATCTTTTTCGGTTAAACCATCACCCACATCTAAAGCAAATAGCCAAAGTTCATCAAAATCTGATTTGTCTAGAGTACTTAATACTGGGTCACCATCTACTGCATTTGACTCGTAATCGCGTCCTGTAACTTCAAATAAAGAATTTCCCGTTTCATCTTTAATTGATGCTAAGTAATCTTGCAACATCGAGAAACGAAAAATGCTCCAATCATCTTCAGTCTTAGGAATCGTAGTCTGCAAAAGAATACGAATTGGTTTTGCCATAACCTCTGCCAGACGAACACCACAATAGAGTATAGCGATCGCTTTGCACTAATGCTTAAATAATTCCTAAACATCTCTCCCAAGTATGAAATAAATTCACAACTCTCGGTAGTAGCACCAGCAGTTCAGAATACCTAAGCTAGATAAAGCTAATTCATTATCGACTCAACCACTATAGATCCTCTGTAGCGCTTGCTGGGGATTCCTGCCTGTCTTCGGTAGCTTCAATTCAACGTTCCTTAGCACAGCAACAGACGCAAAAGAGATATGAAAGCAGAGCAACTCATGGAAAATTATGCCGCAGGCATAAGAGATTTTACTGGTATCAACTTGAGTGAGGCCAACCTCAGGGAAGCTAACCTCAGGGGCGCAATTCTAGATAAAGCTATTCTCGATGGAGCTAATTTGAGTCACGCTAATTTAACGCAAACTAGTTTGATTGGGGCAGACTTGAATGGAGCAGATTTAAGTAACGCCAACCTCAGTGGTAGCAACTTAACTGGAGCTATTTTAGATGGAGCTATCTTGGATGGAGCTAATTTGGATGGAGCTAATTTGAGTCACGCTGATTTGACAGTTGCCAAGCTGATTGAAACTAACTTAACTGACGCGGGTTTACAGCAAGCAAGCTTAATTGCGGCAAATTTAAATGGAGCTGATTTGAGTGGCGCAGATTTAACTGTAGCCGACTTGTCCCAAGCAAATCTTACTGAAGCAGATTTAAACCAGGCAAATTTAAGCGGAGCAAATTTAGAGGGAGCCAATATAGAAGGAACAATTTTGGATGAGAATGTCTAAAAGGGAGTGGGGCATGGGGCATTGGGCATGAGAAGAGGACAAGGGGGACAAGGGGGACATGGTAGCAATTTTTCTCCCAAGTCTCCCAAGTCTCCCAAGTCTGCCCCCTCTCCCTCATCCCCCTCATCCCCCTCATCCCCCTCATCTCCCAGGGCTGATTCATTCCCCAAAGAGCTTTAAAAATCAAGGGTTCCAGCGATTAAAAATTAGTTATTTTGTTACTGGCGTGCCGATGAAACCAACTATTTTACTGATATTTCAGTGCTTAAATGTTCATCTCTTCGTCACGCTTACTTACAATTTTCTTGCTAACCATCTTGACAAATCCTGTTTGAAATGGAATGAAACAGCCCTGCCTCATCTCCCCAGTCCCCAGTCCCCAGTCCCCACTCCCCTTTACACCAAGTAACTCGTATTAGGCACAATCGCAAAGAAGGCATACTCATACCAAGCAGTCCAGATGAAACTGCGAATCCATCGCTGACGCTTTTCGGGACTCAATTCATACTCAAACGCCCCACGTGCAGGATCGATAGAAGATAGGTGAGAGTTGCAACCGCAGCCGTGTTGATAGGTAAAACCATATTTTGAGGCAATACTTTGCACCTTCATCTGAATAGCAAATACCTTGCCTGCATGGAGTATGGCATCCCAAGCACGCTTGTGTTCTATATCACGGGGGTCAAATCGTAAGGCACGTTCTTCAAAAACATGATCGCGGTAAATTGGTGCTAAATGCACATGATAGAAACTAGCAGGCAGTTCATAACCAAATTCATTGAATAAATCTATACCAATACGAGCTACTTTTACTTCCTCGGCATACTCGATTCCCTTTGACTCCACATCGCGGAGAATTTCTGCAAAATTTGGATAGCTGTCTTTCCTAAAGTCTTGTCCAAAAAATTCCAGGGTTTCCCATGCTAGCTGTGCAAATATTTGGGAGAATGACGGTATTAAGTGAGCTAGTTGGGGGCGATCGCTAAACAAGTCAACGTCACCATGCTCTAATTTGTATAGAAATAACTGTGCCATCTCAACATAAGTTTGCGGATGGGGAAGTCCCACACTCGTGGTTCCTCTCGCAATCTCTTGCCATGTAGGGGGTAGTTGAGAAACGTGAACCGCATTTTCTCCGGCAATGACTGCAACACGAGGATATTCGAGAAGTTGCATCGACAATCTCCATTTAAGACTTTAATGTGTAATTTACCCTAAGTAATGCCTTCTTTATGTTCTCGACAGAATTAAAAAATGTTTGACAGACTGTCTTAGGGGAGTGGGGAGTGGGGAGTGGGGATTGGGGATTGGGGACTGGGGATTGGGGAGTGGGGATTGGGGACTGGGGATTGGGGACTGGGGATTGGGGACTGGGAAAGATGAGGGTAATGCCCAATGCCCAATGCCCATCTACTCAATTTTCAAGTTGAAAGGTAAGCGGGCATATATTCCCTGTGGGTCGTTCATTTTTTGGAGAATTTGGATTTCTTGTTGGAGTTTTTGGAATTCAGCAGTGAGGGGATTAGATTGTTTGGGTTGCGTTGACTCAATTCCTAAATTATTCCGCACTTCTTGAGTTGCTTGCCCAAAAAAGCGTTCTCCGAAGCTGCTAAAGCGGGGATATTCTTGCAATTCCCAATCTTCTTCTAGTTTCGCTTCTTTGGCAGCATAGGCGATCGCACTATTCAAACCGCCAATTTCATCCACCAAACCAATTTCCTTAGCCGCCACACCTGACCAAACCCGTCCTTGGGCAATTTCTGCTACTTTTTGTTCTGGGAGTTTCCGACCTTGGGAAACTTTATTGAGAAACATGTTATAAATCCGGTCAACACTGCGTTGATAAAGCGCTAATTCTGGGGCTGATTTCGGGCGAGAAACTGTTTGAGAATCAGCATAGCGCCCGGTTTTCACTGAATCCCAGGTGATACCGTTGTCATTTGCCAACTTTTGCCCATTAAATAGTATGCCAAACACCCCAATTGAACCTGTAATTGTATTTGGTTCGGCAAAAATCCGGTTAGAGTCGCTAGCAATCCAGTAACCACCAGAGGCGGCGGTATCACCCATTGATACTACAACTGGTTTTTCTTGGCGAGTTAATTTCACTTCTCGCTGCATGACTTCGGCTGCGGTGGCGCTACCACCAGGGCTATTAATTCGCAGAACAATTGCTTTTACATCTTTATCTTGTCGCAGTCTATTAAAGATTTTCGCAAAGCGATCGCCTCCTACTTCGCCATCTTCACCTATACCATCGACAATCTCGCCTTCAGCATAAACAACGGCAATTTTATTTTTTGAGTCGCGTTCTACACCCAAAGATTTGCCGGAAACTTGTGAGTAGTCATTCAAGTTAATTTGGCGGAATGTTTTGTCTTCTTTGTCGGTATCTGTAAGCTTTTTTAGGTCACTCACTACTTCATCAGCGTATGCTATTTGGTCTACCAAACCGCTGGTTTTGGCTTGTGTTGCTTCTAATAATGCCTGATTATCTGCGATCGCCTGTAGCTGTTCCGGTTGAATTTTCCGGCTGGCACCGACAGCATTGCGCCATTCTCCCCAAACATCATCCAATAATTTCTGAGTTTGTTCGCGGTTTTCTGGACTTAGCTTTGTGAGGATCAACGGTTCAACAGCTCCCTTAAATTTCCCTACCCGCACGACTTGAACCCCAATACCATACTTTTGCAATGCTCCCGTTAAGAACATTAGTTGCGAACTCAACCCGTTGACTTCCATTAATCCCAACGGGTTAAGGATGATGGAGTTTGCCGCTGAACTCAGATAATATTCCTTTTCAGTCCAATTACTGCCATAGGCAACAATCTTTTTGCCACCAGCGCGGAATTCCTCTAAAGCTTTGCGGATTTCTTTCAGAGAGGCGTAGCCGATATCACCAGTTTCCCTTGTGCTGCTCGCATCCAGATAGATACCCACAATTCGCGGATCGCGCCGCGCCTTTTCCAAGGTTTCCACAACTTTGCGGAGTGTCATTCTCTCTTCACCCACACCTGAGAGTGCATTCTGAAAGAATTCGCCAGAATTGGGTTCCCCGTCAGTAATTTTCATCGACAAGTCAAAAACTAGCATTGACTTATCTTTCACTTCTGGCCCAGTATCTTTAGAGGATGTAGCAGCCAACAGCAGCACGAACAGTCCAGTTGTTCCCAGACCGCAGAAAACAATTAGTCCTAGTAAGGTGCCAATTAAACTAGCAAAAGTTTGTTTAAAAAAGTTAGTCATATCTTGTAAATCTATGTTCTACTGGTTTATTCATTTTCTTATAAGTAGCATTTAAGTAGCAGCTTGTCTTCTTTGGCTATCAAAAATCAGGACACTCAGTAATAGACCTACCTTGAAAATAGGGACTGGGGACTGGGGATTGGGGACTGGGAAAGAGATATTTTCATTCCTTTCTTGTGCTCGCGTAGGAAGTACTTTTGTGGCTGTTTTGTAACTCTGTGCGTTCTCATGCCGCACATGCGCTGGGTCAAATCGGCAAAAAAACTTTTAGTTTGGTCACTACTCTTGCCCAATTGATTAACCAACACCAGGATTCAAAATATGTTGGAAATGGAATTGATTTGCTGTGGGATTTAGTGTGTGGGTAGATAAAGTTACCGAAATAATTACGAATTACGAATTACGAATTACGAATTATTTTATTCTATGCGCTGTAAACCATCAGAGTGCTTTAACTGATACAAGGTCGCATTGCCTGTGCAAAATAATACTGTGGTGATTTCGGCAATTAATACCTCAGCGAGTTCGGCAACTGCTGTCTCTGATACTGCTGCTGCTTTCAGGAAGGGCATTGCTAAACCAGCGATGTCTGCTCCCAAGGCGATCGCCATTGCTGCATCTAGTCCATGACGCAAGCCTCCCGAAGCAATTAAGGGCACATCTGGGGCGATCGCTCGAATACTGGTAATGCACTCTGCTGTCGGTAAACCCCAATCGGCAAATGTCCTGCCTAAGCGACGTTGCAAGGGATTTTCAGCTCGTTCGCTTTCCACCTTCGCCCATGAAGTACCACCAGCACCAGCGACATCAATGGCTGTGACTCCAGCATCTAAGAGTTTTTTGGCGATCGCACCTGAAATCCCATTACCCACTTCTTTCGCAATTACTGGTACTGGAATTTTGGAGCATATTTTAGAAATATTGTCAAGCAAACCCTTAAAATTAGTATCACCTTTGGGTTGAATGCACTCTTGTAGGGGGTTAATGTGTAAAATCAATGCATCAGCCTCTAGAATCTCGACTACCCGCAAACATTCATCTAAGCCATATTTATAGTTAAGTTGCACAGCGCCCAAGTTGGCAAATAGCAGAACATCCGGCGCATACTTGCGGACAGCAAAAGTATCAGCTACCTGGGGTTTTTCGACGGCTACTCGCTGGGAACCGACACCCATTGCAATTTTGTAGTGTTGGGCGACTTCGGCCAGGCGTTGGTTAATGATTCCTGCTTGTTCGGTTCCTCCAGTCATGGAAGAAATTAATAAAGGTGCGCCGAGGTGTTTACCCAAAAAAGTTGTACTGATGTCAATGTCGCTGTGATCTAATTCTGGTAAGCAACAATGGGTGAACCGATAGCGTTCTAGTCCATTAGTAACTTCATGACACTGGACATCTTCTTCTAAGCAGATGCGAATGTGATCGGCTTTGCGATTTTGAGTTTGGGCGGAGACGTTGCTAGGGGCGTTCACTGGTGATGATGATTTGTTTGGTTGCGATCGCTATTGTTACATTCTTACAGCCTCAGGTATCTGCTTTGCCTACTTACTCAAAAATTCTGTGGCTGACATCAATTCGATACCATACTATATTTTAGTACATATGAACTAATTGCTGCTGGCGATCAATATAAAAGGCACAATTAAATATTATCCCGCAGCCAATTTCTAAAAGCTTGAATTGCTTGGCTGCTACCAACAACTTGACTTTGCTGGACGTATTGATTTACTAGCTCAATTATTGGAATATCTGGAAAAGTAGGACTAAAATTTGACTCTACATATTTTCCACTTTGCAAGACGTTAATTTGTAAGCCTTGTTTTCCATATCGCCAAAGTTCTGGTACTCCCAAAATTTGGTAATTATCCAATTGCGTGCGAGAAGTTAAATCAATTTCTATGGCTAAGTCTGGGGGTGGATCTACACTTAAATTTATGCGATTTTTACCAATAACTACCGCTTGATTTTGAATGTAAAAACAAGTATCCGGTTCTACTCCCTGACTCATTTTTTCGTTTTTTAGAGTGGTTGAACCTAAAGCATCATAATTGATACTTAGTTCATTCAGTAAAATTTTGACTATATCGCCAATAATTTCTTTGGCTTTTTCATGTTCGGGTAAGGGAACCATAATTTCTAAAAAACCATGACTATAGGAAATTCTGGCAGCGCGATGTTCTCCTAATTCTGCCAAAATATTTTCAAATTGCTGCCAGCTAACGTCCTCAAGTAACAGTTGCTGTCCCGGTTGAATCCTCAATTGTCTTAACTCTAAAAGCATAAAGATTCATCCAACTCTTTTACTACAATATATCGACCCCGCAACACACTAATTGCCGCATTCATCCCCTGCGGACTCATTTCAAACATCGGCACAAAACGGGCAATTTTTTCGGCAGTTTAGTATAAATATTGGCAATTGCTTCTGGTGACTGATGCTGATAAATATACTCATAGGACTTACGCAAAAACTCTCTGAAACTCTTATTTCTTTGTGACGGCAGTCGCTCATGGGGGAAACCCCCAAGACCGCGCTGCCTCTCCTTTGCGTCCTTCTCTACGAGACGCTGCGCGAATGCGGTTCGTTTTTTCATGATTTTGCGTAAGTCCTAACTCATTTAAAATGGTTTTGATGCCAATACGCGAACCTTTTAAACGAATGTCGTCCGGAGCGAGAAAAGTAAAATAATCTTCGAGTTGCATAATTTAATTTTCTTAGATATAGCAATCCTAAATGAGTCATGAAAAATATAGATAAGGAAACGAACCGCATTCGCGCAGCGTCTCGTAGAGAAGAACGCAAAGTACGCAAAGAGAAGAAAGAAGAAAGAGATATATAATTTTCACAAATGATTTAGACTGCTATAGTGTACTTCACTAACTTGAAATCTGCTGTAAATATTTCTGAAAGCGATCGCCAAGTTTTTCCACTGTCAAATCCTGAGTCCAATATTCTACTAAAGCGTGACCAAATGCCCAAGCATTTTGCTCAGGTGAAGCGGAATTTTCTAACAGCAACGGCCACAAAGCTAGCAACTCAAATTTTAGCGGGTTAGGGTTACCTGTATTCAAAAGTGAGAAAAGGTCATAGGCCATTTGGAGTTTGCCAATTACAATTGGTAACTGTTCCACGGGAATTTGTTCTGCTAACAAATAAGCCAAGGTTGGAGATCCAGTTGATAGGGTAGAAATAAACTGAAGAACCGGA
It encodes the following:
- a CDS encoding plasmid replication protein, CyRepA1 family; this translates as MHLHYLHPQNLEELVKSSGIDLHLVQLNFRSLQGVTAYEYLLISELLPRTNTGMLKSSWLQRYAHITEGGWWCSGLDPLNNWQIMEWGCFKPNQPRQNNNGKSIKYEHPPSTATRVFCLRVTLQIWQQVAGRYNLVMPDDITITPDGEAKGFWQWVMEKNISLIICEGVKKAATLLTQGYAAIGVPGITSGYRVVKDEFGKVTRRQLIPDLALFAMTKRRFYICFDFETQPKKIAAINNAISQLGCLFQQKNCSVKVIELPGREKGVDDFIVAKGATDFDKLYRQSLDLEIYLAQTKPHTELSIPAALTLNRPYIGEIPFPTSGLVGVKSAKGTGKTTGLQSVVQQAKNRNQPVLLITHRILLGRFLCEKIGIQWGIGNGEWGIGKSFPSTQYPVPSTQYPIPKSFGLCVDSIWKLNPEDWHGAIVILDEVEQSLWHLLNSNTCKHKRVKILKFFQELIATVLTTGGLVIAQDADLSDVSLEYLQGLAGIKLTPWVVLNEWKPQQGWDVTFYDSPNPTPLIHQLELDLLAGRKCYVTTDSRAGRYSCETIERYLKERLQKLRRQFPQTLVVSSHTTNTPGHAAVDFIAAINQKISEYDGVFVTPSLGTGISIDVQHFDRVYGIFQGVIPDSEARQALARVRDDVPRVVWCAKRGIGLIGSGSTNYRLLSDWYQENQKENLALLSPLHKIDVDLPLVHDPIHLRTWAKLSARVNASIRLYRQSMQDGLIADGHVIQLRSNAVHNNIIRDLRLAFLASDPNDLATRRRLILEIVKVQKDWVQSRQKAKDIKRKIKEIKQQNQLAVATAVAKAKDIDYVEYEQLLVKHSLTDEERNQINKYLLRQKYGTEITPGLKLQDDQGYYAQLLIHYYLTHESEYFHIRDQQEWHQQLSWGEGKVFLPDLKTYTLKVEAMRALGMLQFLEIGREFTEKDADLILLKNVALQHSKHIKRVLGINLVGEKEQLWGIKLLSRLLNLLGLKLKRVNEVYQMDSATLNDGREKIFAVWHQRDELMLAHVKSGGYRVADYLSIFESVGTSRV
- a CDS encoding pentapeptide repeat-containing protein gives rise to the protein MKAEQLMENYAAGIRDFTGINLSEANLREANLRGAILDKAILDGANLSHANLTQTSLIGADLNGADLSNANLSGSNLTGAILDGAILDGANLDGANLSHADLTVAKLIETNLTDAGLQQASLIAANLNGADLSGADLTVADLSQANLTEADLNQANLSGANLEGANIEGTILDENV
- the sppA gene encoding signal peptide peptidase SppA, encoding MTNFFKQTFASLIGTLLGLIVFCGLGTTGLFVLLLAATSSKDTGPEVKDKSMLVFDLSMKITDGEPNSGEFFQNALSGVGEERMTLRKVVETLEKARRDPRIVGIYLDASSTRETGDIGYASLKEIRKALEEFRAGGKKIVAYGSNWTEKEYYLSSAANSIILNPLGLMEVNGLSSQLMFLTGALQKYGIGVQVVRVGKFKGAVEPLILTKLSPENREQTQKLLDDVWGEWRNAVGASRKIQPEQLQAIADNQALLEATQAKTSGLVDQIAYADEVVSDLKKLTDTDKEDKTFRQINLNDYSQVSGKSLGVERDSKNKIAVVYAEGEIVDGIGEDGEVGGDRFAKIFNRLRQDKDVKAIVLRINSPGGSATAAEVMQREVKLTRQEKPVVVSMGDTAASGGYWIASDSNRIFAEPNTITGSIGVFGILFNGQKLANDNGITWDSVKTGRYADSQTVSRPKSAPELALYQRSVDRIYNMFLNKVSQGRKLPEQKVAEIAQGRVWSGVAAKEIGLVDEIGGLNSAIAYAAKEAKLEEDWELQEYPRFSSFGERFFGQATQEVRNNLGIESTQPKQSNPLTAEFQKLQQEIQILQKMNDPQGIYARLPFNLKIE
- the fni gene encoding type 2 isopentenyl-diphosphate Delta-isomerase; its protein translation is MNAPSNVSAQTQNRKADHIRICLEEDVQCHEVTNGLERYRFTHCCLPELDHSDIDISTTFLGKHLGAPLLISSMTGGTEQAGIINQRLAEVAQHYKIAMGVGSQRVAVEKPQVADTFAVRKYAPDVLLFANLGAVQLNYKYGLDECLRVVEILEADALILHINPLQECIQPKGDTNFKGLLDNISKICSKIPVPVIAKEVGNGISGAIAKKLLDAGVTAIDVAGAGGTSWAKVESERAENPLQRRLGRTFADWGLPTAECITSIRAIAPDVPLIASGGLRHGLDAAMAIALGADIAGLAMPFLKAAAVSETAVAELAEVLIAEITTVLFCTGNATLYQLKHSDGLQRIE
- a CDS encoding Uma2 family endonuclease — encoded protein: MLLELRQLRIQPGQQLLLEDVSWQQFENILAELGEHRAARISYSHGFLEIMVPLPEHEKAKEIIGDIVKILLNELSINYDALGSTTLKNEKMSQGVEPDTCFYIQNQAVVIGKNRINLSVDPPPDLAIEIDLTSRTQLDNYQILGVPELWRYGKQGLQINVLQSGKYVESNFSPTFPDIPIIELVNQYVQQSQVVGSSQAIQAFRNWLRDNI